AGCGCGTCCCGAGAAACCGAACGTGGACGCTTTTGCCACCCAGCAGTATCACGGAGTCGGTGCGATCCCGGTGCGTGTGCGGCTTGCGGTTGCTTCTGATACGCAGGTAATCCGCCGGTACGCGGAGTGGCTGGTGGGCCGTCGCGCCGCGCCGCTCCCGTGGGACACCGCTACCGTGCTCTGGTGGCTCGCGGAGAGCGATGATTCTTCGTACGTGCCCCTCTTCGTCAATTTCTCCAAGGATTCCAACGACCAGGTTCAACTGATGGCACTCTATGGACTCGCGCGGCATGCGGCCAACGCGGCGGCACGGGAGCGCCTACTGGACATCGTTGCCAATCCTTCCTCGCGACATCAAAAGTTCAACGTGGCGGTTTCGCTTCTGTATGTCGGCGACCCAGCCGCACGGCAGGTGCTGGCGCGGGTATCGACTGCAAATCTTCCGCGGTATCTTGCGGCCGAGATCCAGTGGGTGCGCTCGCAGCCTGCCCCTGAGCGGCATAAAGGGAGATGGCCTTGTTCGGGTGATCGCGTGCTTCGCAGGTCGGCGGACGGCGCCCACCGCTGCCAACACACCGTTGCACGACCGTAGGGGTCCCCCAGGCTGGACCGAATCGGCCGACGAACGACGGCCCGCCGCCCTCTCGGGGTGGCGGGCCGTTGTGTGTTGGGTGCAGCCGGTTCAGATCCAGAATCCCCGACCGACTACGCTACCGTGACGTCCTCCCGCGCAACCGCCAGCGCCTCCGCCACCGCGCGCCCCATTTCCTCTGTCCGCACCCAGGGCTGCCCCGGCTCGGCGAGGTCGCGGGTGCGGAGGCCGCGGGCGAGGACGTGGTCGACGGCGGCTTCCAGGGCGGCGGCTTCGGCGGGGAGGGCGAGGGAGTGGCGCAGGAGGAGGGCGGCGCTGAGGATGGTGCCGAGCGGGTTGGCGACGCCCTGGCCCGCGATGTCCGGCGCCGAGCCGTGGATCGGCTCGTAGAGGCCCGGCTGCGTGGCGGCGCCGGCTCGCACAGCGCCCAGCGAGGCGGAGGGGAGCACGCCCATGGAGCCGGCGAGCATCGACGCCTCGTCGGTCAGGATGTCGCCGAACATGTTCTCGGTGACGATCACGTCGAAGTCGCCGGGGCGGCGGAGGAGGTGCATGGCGCAGGCGTCCACCAGCATGTGCTCCAGCGTCACGTCAGGGAACTCCTCCGCCACCACGCGCGACGCCACCGCGCGCCACAGCCGAGAGGTCTCCAGCACGTTGGCCTTGTCCACCGAGGTGAGCCGTCCGCGCCGCGCCCGCGCGAATGCGGCCGCCGCGCGCACCACCCGCTCCACCTCCAGCGTCTCGTACGCGCACAGATCGGTGGCGCGCTCGCTGCCGTCCTCCCGCTTCTCGCGCGTCTTGTCGCCGAAGTAGATGCCGCCGGTGAGCTCGCGCACCACCAGCAGGTCCACCCCGCGCAGCAGCTCCGGGCGCAGGGGAGAGGCGCCGATCAGCGCCTCGCGCACGGCAACGGGGCGCAGGTTGGCGAAGAGGCCCAGGCCACGGCGCAGCCCCAGGAGCCCCTGCTCGGGGCGCACCTCTGCCTGTGGGTCGTCCCACTTCGGCCCGCCGACGGCGCCGAGGAGCACGGCGTCGGCATCGCGGCAGAGGGCGAGCGTGTCGTCGGGGAGAGGGCTGCCGGTGGCGTCGATGGCGCAGCCGCCCACGAGCGCCTCGCGGAATTCGAAGCGATGGCCCCACCGCTCCGCGACCGCCCGCAGCGCCCGCACCCCCTCCGCCGCCACCTCCGGCCCGATCCCGTCACCGGCGAGCACCGCGATCGTCGCGTGCATTCAGGCGCCCACGGTCGAGACGGGGGCGGGATGCTCCGCCTCGTATCGCTCGATCTCCGGACCCACCCCCACCAGAAACCCGAGCTGGTCCACGCCGTTCAGCAGGCAGTGCTTGGCAAAGGGCTCGATGGGGAACGCCACGGCCTCACCGTCGGGAAGGGTGACGGTCTGGCTGGCGAGGTCGACGGTGATCTCGCCACCCTCCGCGGCCAGCGCCATGAGGCGGCGGTGCGCGGCCTCGTCCACCGCGATGGGGAGGAGGCCGTTCTTGAGCGAGTTGTTGCGGAAGATGTCCGCGAAGAAGGTGCTGATCACCGCGCGGAAGCCGAAGCCGGCCAGCGCCCACGGCGCATGCTCGCGCGACGAGCCGCAGCCGAAGTTGTCGCCCGCCACCAGCACCTGCGCGCCGCGCGCTTCCGGGCGGTTGAGGATGAAGCCGGGCTCCGGAGCGCCGTCGGGCCCGTAGCGCCAGTCGGCGAACAGGCCCTCGCCCAAGCCGGCCTTGTCGGTGACCTTGAGGAAGCGCGCGGGGATGATCTGGTCGGTATCCACGTTCTCCACCGGGAGCGCCACCATGCGCGAGGTGAAGGCGCGGATCGGCTCGATGCTCATACGAACTCCCGCGCGTCGGCGATCACTCCGCGCACGGCGGTGGCCGCGGCGGTGAGGGGGGAGGCCAGAAAGGTGCGCCCGCCCTTCCCCTGCCGCCCCTCGAAGTTGCGGTTGCTGGTGCTGACGGCGTACTCGCCCGGCGCCAGCTGGTCGCCGTTCATGGCGATGCACATGGAGCACCCCGACTCGCGCCAGTCGGCGCCGGCGTCGCGGAATACGCGGTCCAGCCCCTCCGCCTCGGCCTGCTGCTTCACCTGCTGCGAGCCGGGCACCACCAGCATGCGCACCCCCGGCGCCACCCGCTGCCCGCGCATCACCCCCGCCGCCGCGCGCAGGTCGGAGATGCGCGAGTTGGTGCAGCTACCCAGGAACACCACGTCCACTTTGCGGCCCAGAAGCGGCTCGCCCGCGACGAGGTCCATATAGCGCAGCGCCTTCTCCAGCGTGCTGCGCTGGCCGGGATCGTCCACGTCGCGCGGATCGGGGACGCGGTCATCGATGCGCATCCCCATCCCCGGGTGCGTGCCGTAGGTGATCATCGGCGCCAGCTCGTCCGCGTGCAGGGTGACGACCCGGTCGTACTCGGCGCCCTCATCGGTGGGTAGGGCGCGCCATGCGGCCACCGCCCGGTCCCACGCCTCGCCCTGGGGCGCGAAGGGCCGGCCGGCGAGGTACTGGAAGGTGGTGTCGTCCGGGGCGACGAGCCCGGCGCGGGCGCCCGCCTCGATGCTCATGTTGCAGACCGTCATGCGCTCCTCCATGGAGAGCGCGCGGATCGCCTCGCCCGTGTACTCCACCACCGACCCCGTGCCGCCGCCCACGCCGATGCGCGCGATCACCGCCAGGATGATGTCCTTGGCCGAGACGCCTGGGGCGAGCCGGCCGTCCACCCGCACCTCCATGGTGCGCGCGCGGCTCTGCAGCAGGCACTGCGAGGCCAGCACGTGCCCCACCTCCGACGTACCGATGCCGAACGCGAGCGCCCCGAATGCGCCGTGCGTGCTGGTGTGCGAGTCGCCGCAAACGATGGTCATCCCCGGCTGCGTGAGCCCCTGCTCGGGCCCGATCACGTGCACGATCCCCTGTCGTTCGTCCCCCAGCGCCAGGAGCGGGACGCCGAAGTCGCGGCAGTTCTGCTCCAGCTGCCTCAGCTGCGCCGCCGCCTGCGGATCGGCCACGGGAATGGTGCCGTCGGCCGGGCGCGGGATGGTGGGGGTGGAGTGGTCCATCGTGGCGATGGTCCGGTCCGGCCGCCTCACCTTGAGCCCGCGCTCGCGCAGCTCGCTGAAGGCCTGCGGCGACGTGACCTCGTGCACCAGGTGCAGGTCCACGTACAGCACCGCGGGGGTGGACGGCGTCTCGGGGCGGACCAGGTGCTGGTCCCAGATCTTTTGAAAGAGGGTGCGCGGTCCCATCAAACTCCCCACAGGTAGCTCGAGTCTTCCAGCGCCTTTGCTTCCAGCGCGTGGATCTGCGCGGCCTTGTTGAGCGCGTTGAGGTACGCGCGCACGCCGGCATCGACCACGTCGGTGCTGGCCGCGGTGCCGGTCAGCACCTTTCCATCCACCCGCACGCGCAGCGACACCTCGCCCACCGCGTCGCCGCCGGGGGTGGCGCTGTGCACCTCCATCTCCTGCAGCTCCACGTGGAAGGGAACCAGCCCCTCCAGCGCGCCGAACGACGCCGCCAGCGGCCCGTCACCCTCGCAGGTAGCCTCGCACTCGCGCCCGTCGTCATCGATGCGCACCCGCGCCTCCGAGCGGCGCGTTCCGCAGACGACGTACAGCTCGCGCAGGTGGAAGCGCTGCGGGGCGTCCTCGATGTTGCCGTGGTGCAGGATGGCGATCAGGTCCTCGTCCAGCACCGTCTTCTTGCGGTCGCAGAGCAGCTTGAAGAAGCCGTACGCGCGGTCCAGCCCGTCCGCATCCAGCTCGTAGCCCAGCTCGCGGAAGCGCTGGCCGAGGGCCGCGCGGCCCGAGTGCTTCCCCAGCACGAGCGCGTTGCTGGGGACGCCCACCATCTGCGGCGTCATGATCTCGTAGGTCAGCGGGTTCTTGATGACGCCGTCCTGGTGGATCCCCGCCTCGTGCGCGAAGGCGTTCTTGCCCACGATCGCCTTGTTGGGCTGCGGATGGATGCCGGTAAGGTGCGTCAGGAGCTGGCTGGCGCGGTAGATCTCGCCCGTGTTGATGCCGGTGTGGAACGGGTACGAATCGCCGCGCACCCGCAGCGCCATCACGAACTCCTCCAGCGCCGCGTTCCCCGCCCGCTCGCCGATGCCGTTGATGGTGCACTCCACCTGCCGCGCGCCGCCCTCCACCGCGGCCAGCGTGTTGGCGACGGCCAGCCCCAGGTCGTTGTGGCAGTGCACGCTCACCACCGCGCGCTCGATCCCCTTCACCCGCGAGAAGAGGGTGTCCATGATGGCGCGGTACTCGGCCGGGTGCGTGTAGCCCACCGTGTCC
This DNA window, taken from Longimicrobium sp., encodes the following:
- the leuB gene encoding 3-isopropylmalate dehydrogenase, producing MHATIAVLAGDGIGPEVAAEGVRALRAVAERWGHRFEFREALVGGCAIDATGSPLPDDTLALCRDADAVLLGAVGGPKWDDPQAEVRPEQGLLGLRRGLGLFANLRPVAVREALIGASPLRPELLRGVDLLVVRELTGGIYFGDKTREKREDGSERATDLCAYETLEVERVVRAAAAFARARRGRLTSVDKANVLETSRLWRAVASRVVAEEFPDVTLEHMLVDACAMHLLRRPGDFDVIVTENMFGDILTDEASMLAGSMGVLPSASLGAVRAGAATQPGLYEPIHGSAPDIAGQGVANPLGTILSAALLLRHSLALPAEAAALEAAVDHVLARGLRTRDLAEPGQPWVRTEEMGRAVAEALAVAREDVTVA
- the leuD gene encoding 3-isopropylmalate dehydratase small subunit produces the protein MSIEPIRAFTSRMVALPVENVDTDQIIPARFLKVTDKAGLGEGLFADWRYGPDGAPEPGFILNRPEARGAQVLVAGDNFGCGSSREHAPWALAGFGFRAVISTFFADIFRNNSLKNGLLPIAVDEAAHRRLMALAAEGGEITVDLASQTVTLPDGEAVAFPIEPFAKHCLLNGVDQLGFLVGVGPEIERYEAEHPAPVSTVGA
- the leuC gene encoding 3-isopropylmalate dehydratase large subunit, whose product is MGPRTLFQKIWDQHLVRPETPSTPAVLYVDLHLVHEVTSPQAFSELRERGLKVRRPDRTIATMDHSTPTIPRPADGTIPVADPQAAAQLRQLEQNCRDFGVPLLALGDERQGIVHVIGPEQGLTQPGMTIVCGDSHTSTHGAFGALAFGIGTSEVGHVLASQCLLQSRARTMEVRVDGRLAPGVSAKDIILAVIARIGVGGGTGSVVEYTGEAIRALSMEERMTVCNMSIEAGARAGLVAPDDTTFQYLAGRPFAPQGEAWDRAVAAWRALPTDEGAEYDRVVTLHADELAPMITYGTHPGMGMRIDDRVPDPRDVDDPGQRSTLEKALRYMDLVAGEPLLGRKVDVVFLGSCTNSRISDLRAAAGVMRGQRVAPGVRMLVVPGSQQVKQQAEAEGLDRVFRDAGADWRESGCSMCIAMNGDQLAPGEYAVSTSNRNFEGRQGKGGRTFLASPLTAAATAVRGVIADAREFV
- a CDS encoding 2-isopropylmalate synthase, with the protein product MNQVLIFDTTLRDGEQSPGATMTPAEKLRMAHQLDALGVDVIEAGFPISSPDNFLGVQQIAAEVRRPVIAALARSSDLDIDRAARALEHAERGRIHVFIATSDIHLAHKLCITREQCLERAVAAVERARRYCEDVEFSAEDATRTDVGFLCQVMEAAIAAGATTVNIPDTVGYTHPAEYRAIMDTLFSRVKGIERAVVSVHCHNDLGLAVANTLAAVEGGARQVECTINGIGERAGNAALEEFVMALRVRGDSYPFHTGINTGEIYRASQLLTHLTGIHPQPNKAIVGKNAFAHEAGIHQDGVIKNPLTYEIMTPQMVGVPSNALVLGKHSGRAALGQRFRELGYELDADGLDRAYGFFKLLCDRKKTVLDEDLIAILHHGNIEDAPQRFHLRELYVVCGTRRSEARVRIDDDGRECEATCEGDGPLAASFGALEGLVPFHVELQEMEVHSATPGGDAVGEVSLRVRVDGKVLTGTAASTDVVDAGVRAYLNALNKAAQIHALEAKALEDSSYLWGV